A genomic stretch from Acinonyx jubatus isolate Ajub_Pintada_27869175 chromosome E2, VMU_Ajub_asm_v1.0, whole genome shotgun sequence includes:
- the ALKBH6 gene encoding alpha-ketoglutarate-dependent dioxygenase alkB homolog 6 isoform X6 has protein sequence MVAGLKLLGWHLKLFEGALGCSPGGYAWSSWERLPVRSEDILCERLKGQKCVVSWAIVDEVWGSVLGTHCVRVAFEMLRTQVLETKTGCMELVSMEDQDARVPALEPFRVEQAPPVIYYVPDFISKEEEEYLLRQVFNAPKPKWTQLSGRKLQNWGGLPHPRGMVPERLPLWLQRYVDKVSDLSLFGGLPANHVLVNQYLPGEGIMHHQPGLPHHAGPLRAAAAKGR, from the exons ATGGTCGCAGGTTTGAAGTTGTTAGGATGGCATCTCAAACTGTTTGAAGGGGCTTTGGGGTGCAGCCCTGGAGGCTATGCGTGGAGCTCTTGGGAAAGGCTCCCAGTGAGGTCAGAGGATATTCTCTGTGAGAGGCTTAAGGGGCAGAAATGTGTAGTTTCGTGGGCCATTGTGGATGAAGTTTGGGGCAGTGTTCTGGGTACTCACTGTGTCCGGGTGGCTTTTGAGATGCTGAGGACTCAGGTTTTAGAAACCAA gacTGGGTGCATGGAGTTGGTGTCCATGGAGGATCAGGATGCCAGGGTCCCAGCCCTGGAACCATTCAGGGTGGAACAG GCACCACCTGTAATCTACTATGTCCCTGACTTCATCtccaaggaagaggaggagtaTTTGCTTCGACAG GTCTTCAATGCCCCAAAGCCAAAGTGGACCCAGCTCTCTGGGAGGAAGTTACAGAATTGGG gTGGGCTCCCCCATCCCCGGGGGATGGTTCCTGAGCGGCTGCCTCTGTGGCTCCAGCGCTACGTGGACAAAGTATCTGACCTCAGCCTTTTTGGAGGTCTCCCAGCCAACCACGTCCTTGTGAACCAGTATCTGCCTGGGGAGGGCATCATG CACCATCAGCCTGGGCTCCCACACCATGCTGGACCTCTACGAGCCGCGGCAGCCAAAGGACGATGA
- the ALKBH6 gene encoding alpha-ketoglutarate-dependent dioxygenase alkB homolog 6 isoform X5: MELVSMEDQDARVPALEPFRVEQAPPVIYYVPDFISKEEEEYLLRQVFNAPKPKWTQLSGRKLQNWGPHSPLPGGLPHPRGMVPERLPLWLQRYVDKVSDLSLFGGLPANHVLVNQYLPGEGIMPHEDGPLYYPTVSTISLGSHTMLDLYEPRQPKDDDPAEQPRSPPRPTTSLLLEPRSLLVLRGTAYTRLLHGIAAARVDALDATSLPPNAAACPSARPGASLVRGTRVSLTIRRVPRVLRTGLLLSK, translated from the exons ATGGAGTTGGTGTCCATGGAGGATCAGGATGCCAGGGTCCCAGCCCTGGAACCATTCAGGGTGGAACAG GCACCACCTGTAATCTACTATGTCCCTGACTTCATCtccaaggaagaggaggagtaTTTGCTTCGACAG GTCTTCAATGCCCCAAAGCCAAAGTGGACCCAGCTCTCTGGGAGGAAGTTACAGAATTGGG GACcccattcccctctcccaggTGGGCTCCCCCATCCCCGGGGGATGGTTCCTGAGCGGCTGCCTCTGTGGCTCCAGCGCTACGTGGACAAAGTATCTGACCTCAGCCTTTTTGGAGGTCTCCCAGCCAACCACGTCCTTGTGAACCAGTATCTGCCTGGGGAGGGCATCATG ccccacGAGGACGGGCCACTCTACTACCCGACCGTCAGCACCATCAGCCTGGGCTCCCACACCATGCTGGACCTCTACGAGCCGCGGCAGCCAAAGGACGATGACCCCGCAGAGCAG CCCCGGTCCCCGCCCCGGCCGACCACCTCGCTGTTGCTGGAACCACGCAGCCTCCTGGTGCTCCGTGGCACCGCCTACACGCGCCTCCTTCACGGCATCGCAGCTGCCCGAGTAGATGCGCTGGACGCCACCTCCCTGCCACCCAACGCCGCCGCCTGCCCGTCTGCGCGGCCGGGAGCCAGCCTGGTCCGTGGCACGCGCGTCTCGCTGACTATCCGCCGCGTGCCCCGCGTGCTGCGCACTGGCCTCCTGCTCAGCAAGTGA
- the ALKBH6 gene encoding alpha-ketoglutarate-dependent dioxygenase alkB homolog 6 isoform X3 encodes MVAGLKLLGWHLKLFEGALGCSPGGYAWSSWERLPVRSEDILCERLKGQKCVVSWAIVDEVWGSVLGTHCVRVAFEMLRTQVLETKTGCMELVSMEDQDARVPALEPFRVEQAPPVIYYVPDFISKEEEEYLLRQVFNAPKPKWTQLSGRKLQNWGPHSPLPGGLPHPRGMVPERLPLWLQRYVDKVSDLSLFGGLPANHVLVNQYLPGEGIMPRSPPRPTTSLLLEPRSLLVLRGTAYTRLLHGIAAARVDALDATSLPPNAAACPSARPGASLVRGTRVSLTIRRVPRVLRTGLLLSK; translated from the exons ATGGTCGCAGGTTTGAAGTTGTTAGGATGGCATCTCAAACTGTTTGAAGGGGCTTTGGGGTGCAGCCCTGGAGGCTATGCGTGGAGCTCTTGGGAAAGGCTCCCAGTGAGGTCAGAGGATATTCTCTGTGAGAGGCTTAAGGGGCAGAAATGTGTAGTTTCGTGGGCCATTGTGGATGAAGTTTGGGGCAGTGTTCTGGGTACTCACTGTGTCCGGGTGGCTTTTGAGATGCTGAGGACTCAGGTTTTAGAAACCAA gacTGGGTGCATGGAGTTGGTGTCCATGGAGGATCAGGATGCCAGGGTCCCAGCCCTGGAACCATTCAGGGTGGAACAG GCACCACCTGTAATCTACTATGTCCCTGACTTCATCtccaaggaagaggaggagtaTTTGCTTCGACAG GTCTTCAATGCCCCAAAGCCAAAGTGGACCCAGCTCTCTGGGAGGAAGTTACAGAATTGGG GACcccattcccctctcccaggTGGGCTCCCCCATCCCCGGGGGATGGTTCCTGAGCGGCTGCCTCTGTGGCTCCAGCGCTACGTGGACAAAGTATCTGACCTCAGCCTTTTTGGAGGTCTCCCAGCCAACCACGTCCTTGTGAACCAGTATCTGCCTGGGGAGGGCATCATG CCCCGGTCCCCGCCCCGGCCGACCACCTCGCTGTTGCTGGAACCACGCAGCCTCCTGGTGCTCCGTGGCACCGCCTACACGCGCCTCCTTCACGGCATCGCAGCTGCCCGAGTAGATGCGCTGGACGCCACCTCCCTGCCACCCAACGCCGCCGCCTGCCCGTCTGCGCGGCCGGGAGCCAGCCTGGTCCGTGGCACGCGCGTCTCGCTGACTATCCGCCGCGTGCCCCGCGTGCTGCGCACTGGCCTCCTGCTCAGCAAGTGA
- the ALKBH6 gene encoding alpha-ketoglutarate-dependent dioxygenase alkB homolog 6 isoform X2 codes for MVAGLKLLGWHLKLFEGALGCSPGGYAWSSWERLPVRSEDILCERLKGQKCVVSWAIVDEVWGSVLGTHCVRVAFEMLRTQVLETKTGCMELVSMEDQDARVPALEPFRVEQAPPVIYYVPDFISKEEEEYLLRQVFNAPKPKWTQLSGRKLQNWGGLPHPRGMVPERLPLWLQRYVDKVSDLSLFGGLPANHVLVNQYLPGEGIMPHEDGPLYYPTVSTISLGSHTMLDLYEPRQPKDDDPAEQPRSPPRPTTSLLLEPRSLLVLRGTAYTRLLHGIAAARVDALDATSLPPNAAACPSARPGASLVRGTRVSLTIRRVPRVLRTGLLLSK; via the exons ATGGTCGCAGGTTTGAAGTTGTTAGGATGGCATCTCAAACTGTTTGAAGGGGCTTTGGGGTGCAGCCCTGGAGGCTATGCGTGGAGCTCTTGGGAAAGGCTCCCAGTGAGGTCAGAGGATATTCTCTGTGAGAGGCTTAAGGGGCAGAAATGTGTAGTTTCGTGGGCCATTGTGGATGAAGTTTGGGGCAGTGTTCTGGGTACTCACTGTGTCCGGGTGGCTTTTGAGATGCTGAGGACTCAGGTTTTAGAAACCAA gacTGGGTGCATGGAGTTGGTGTCCATGGAGGATCAGGATGCCAGGGTCCCAGCCCTGGAACCATTCAGGGTGGAACAG GCACCACCTGTAATCTACTATGTCCCTGACTTCATCtccaaggaagaggaggagtaTTTGCTTCGACAG GTCTTCAATGCCCCAAAGCCAAAGTGGACCCAGCTCTCTGGGAGGAAGTTACAGAATTGGG gTGGGCTCCCCCATCCCCGGGGGATGGTTCCTGAGCGGCTGCCTCTGTGGCTCCAGCGCTACGTGGACAAAGTATCTGACCTCAGCCTTTTTGGAGGTCTCCCAGCCAACCACGTCCTTGTGAACCAGTATCTGCCTGGGGAGGGCATCATG ccccacGAGGACGGGCCACTCTACTACCCGACCGTCAGCACCATCAGCCTGGGCTCCCACACCATGCTGGACCTCTACGAGCCGCGGCAGCCAAAGGACGATGACCCCGCAGAGCAG CCCCGGTCCCCGCCCCGGCCGACCACCTCGCTGTTGCTGGAACCACGCAGCCTCCTGGTGCTCCGTGGCACCGCCTACACGCGCCTCCTTCACGGCATCGCAGCTGCCCGAGTAGATGCGCTGGACGCCACCTCCCTGCCACCCAACGCCGCCGCCTGCCCGTCTGCGCGGCCGGGAGCCAGCCTGGTCCGTGGCACGCGCGTCTCGCTGACTATCCGCCGCGTGCCCCGCGTGCTGCGCACTGGCCTCCTGCTCAGCAAGTGA
- the ALKBH6 gene encoding alpha-ketoglutarate-dependent dioxygenase alkB homolog 6 isoform X1, which translates to MVAGLKLLGWHLKLFEGALGCSPGGYAWSSWERLPVRSEDILCERLKGQKCVVSWAIVDEVWGSVLGTHCVRVAFEMLRTQVLETKTGCMELVSMEDQDARVPALEPFRVEQAPPVIYYVPDFISKEEEEYLLRQVFNAPKPKWTQLSGRKLQNWGPHSPLPGGLPHPRGMVPERLPLWLQRYVDKVSDLSLFGGLPANHVLVNQYLPGEGIMPHEDGPLYYPTVSTISLGSHTMLDLYEPRQPKDDDPAEQPRSPPRPTTSLLLEPRSLLVLRGTAYTRLLHGIAAARVDALDATSLPPNAAACPSARPGASLVRGTRVSLTIRRVPRVLRTGLLLSK; encoded by the exons ATGGTCGCAGGTTTGAAGTTGTTAGGATGGCATCTCAAACTGTTTGAAGGGGCTTTGGGGTGCAGCCCTGGAGGCTATGCGTGGAGCTCTTGGGAAAGGCTCCCAGTGAGGTCAGAGGATATTCTCTGTGAGAGGCTTAAGGGGCAGAAATGTGTAGTTTCGTGGGCCATTGTGGATGAAGTTTGGGGCAGTGTTCTGGGTACTCACTGTGTCCGGGTGGCTTTTGAGATGCTGAGGACTCAGGTTTTAGAAACCAA gacTGGGTGCATGGAGTTGGTGTCCATGGAGGATCAGGATGCCAGGGTCCCAGCCCTGGAACCATTCAGGGTGGAACAG GCACCACCTGTAATCTACTATGTCCCTGACTTCATCtccaaggaagaggaggagtaTTTGCTTCGACAG GTCTTCAATGCCCCAAAGCCAAAGTGGACCCAGCTCTCTGGGAGGAAGTTACAGAATTGGG GACcccattcccctctcccaggTGGGCTCCCCCATCCCCGGGGGATGGTTCCTGAGCGGCTGCCTCTGTGGCTCCAGCGCTACGTGGACAAAGTATCTGACCTCAGCCTTTTTGGAGGTCTCCCAGCCAACCACGTCCTTGTGAACCAGTATCTGCCTGGGGAGGGCATCATG ccccacGAGGACGGGCCACTCTACTACCCGACCGTCAGCACCATCAGCCTGGGCTCCCACACCATGCTGGACCTCTACGAGCCGCGGCAGCCAAAGGACGATGACCCCGCAGAGCAG CCCCGGTCCCCGCCCCGGCCGACCACCTCGCTGTTGCTGGAACCACGCAGCCTCCTGGTGCTCCGTGGCACCGCCTACACGCGCCTCCTTCACGGCATCGCAGCTGCCCGAGTAGATGCGCTGGACGCCACCTCCCTGCCACCCAACGCCGCCGCCTGCCCGTCTGCGCGGCCGGGAGCCAGCCTGGTCCGTGGCACGCGCGTCTCGCTGACTATCCGCCGCGTGCCCCGCGTGCTGCGCACTGGCCTCCTGCTCAGCAAGTGA
- the CLIP3 gene encoding CAP-Gly domain-containing linker protein 3 translates to MTKTDPAPMAPPLRGEEEEEEEEDELVPEAPSPTQERRQKPVVHPSAPAPLPKDYAFTFFDPNDPACQEILFDPQTTIPELFAIVRQWVPQVQHKIDVIGNEILRRGCHVNDRDGLTDMTLLHYACKAGAHGVGDPAAAVRLSQQLLALGADVTLRSRWTNMNALHYAAYFDVPDLVRVLLKGARPRVVNSTCSDFNHGSALHIAASNLCLGAAKCLLEHGANPALRNRKGQVPAEVVPDPMDMSLDKAEAALVAKELRTLLEEAVPLSCALPKVTLPNYDNVPGNLMLSALGLRLGDRVLLDGQKTGTLRFCGTTEFASGQWVGVELDEPEGKNDGSVGGVRYFICPPKQGLFASVSKISKVVDAPPSSVTSTPRTPRMDFSRVTGKGRREHKGKKKPPSSPSLGSLQQREGAKAEVGDQVLVAGQKQGIVRFYGKTDFAPGYWYGIELDQPTGKHDGSVFGVRYFTCPPRHGVFAPASRIQRIGGSTDPPGDNVGAKKVHQVTMTQPKRTFTTVRTPKDIASENSISRLLFCCWFPWMLRAEMQS, encoded by the exons ATGACTAAGACAGATCCCGCTCCCATGGCCCCCCCACTACgcggggaggaagaagaagaggaggaagaggatgagcTGGTCCCtgaggcccccagccccacccaggagCGCCGGCAGAAGCCTGTTGTGCACCCCTCGgcgcctgcccccctccccaaggaCTACG CCTTCACGTTCTTCGACCCCAATGACCCGGCGTGCCAGGAGATTCTTTTTGACCCGCAGACCACCATCCCTGAGCTGTTTGCCATCGTGCGCCAGTGGGTGCCCCAAGTCCAGCACAAGATTGATGTCATCGGCAATGAG ATTCTGCGTCGAGGCTGCCATGTGAATGACCGTGATGGGCTGACCGACATGACACTGCTCCACTATGCGTGCAAGGCTGGAGCCCATGGAGTCG GGGACCCTGCGGCGGCTGTGCGCCTTTCACAGCAGCTGCTGGCGCTGGGTGCGGACGTAACACTGCGCAGCCGCTGGACCAACATGAATGCGCTTCACTACGCTGCCTACTTCGACGTTCCCGACCTTGTGCGCGTGCTGCTGAAGGGCGCCCGGCCGAGAG TGGTGAACTCCACGTGCAGTGACTTCAACCACGGCTCAGCCCTGCACATCGCTGCCTCCAACCTGTGCCTGGGCGCAGCCAAATGTTTGCTGGAGCATGGTGCCAACCCGGCGCTGCGG AACCGAAAGGGACAGGTGCCAGCAGAGGTGGTCCCAGACCCCATGGACATGTCCCTGGACAAGGCAGAGGCAGCGCTGGTGGCCAAGGAGCTGCGAACACTGCTGGAGGAGGCTGTGCCACTCTCCTGTGCCCTCCCCAAGGTCACACTACCCAACTATGACAACGTCCCAGGCAATCTCATGCTCAGTGCATTGGGCCTGCGTCTGGGAGACCGCGTGCTGCTGGATGGCCAGAAG ACGGGCACACTTCGGTTCTGCGGGACCACGGAGTTCGCCAGTGGCCAGTGGGTGGGCGTGGAGCTGGATGAACCCGAGGGCAAGAATGATGGCAGTGTTGGGGGTGTCCGGTACTTCATCTGCCCTCCCAAGCAGG GTCTCTTTGCTTCTGTGTCCAAGATCTCCAAAGTAGTGGATGCACCCCCCTCATCAGTCACCTCCACACCTCGGACTCCTCGGATGGACTTTTCCCGTGTCACTGGGAAAGGCCGCAGGGAACATAAAG GCAAGAAGAAGCCCCCATCATCCCCATCTCTGGGGAGCCTGCAGCAGCGAGAGGGAGCCAAGGCTGAGGTTGGAGACCAAGTCCTCGTTGCTGGCCAGAAGCAAGGGATTGTGCGCTTCTATGGGAAGACAGACTTTGCCCCAG GTTACTGGTATGGCATTGAGCTAGACCAGCCCACTGGAAAGCATGATGGCTCTGTCTTCGGTGTCCGGTACTTTACCTGTCCCCCGCGGCATGGAGTCTTTGCACCAGCATCCCGAATTCAGAG GATTGGTGGATCCACTGACCCCCCTGGGGACAATGTGGGAGCCAAAAAAGTGCATCAAGTGACAA TGACACAGCCCAAACGCACTTTCACGACAGTCCGGACCCCAAAGGACATCGCATCAGAGAACTCCATCTCCAG GTTGCTCTTCTGCTGCTGGTTTCCCTGGATGCTGAGGGCAGAGATGCAGTCTTAG
- the ALKBH6 gene encoding alpha-ketoglutarate-dependent dioxygenase alkB homolog 6 isoform X4, which yields MVAGLKLLGWHLKLFEGALGCSPGGYAWSSWERLPVRTGCMELVSMEDQDARVPALEPFRVEQAPPVIYYVPDFISKEEEEYLLRQVFNAPKPKWTQLSGRKLQNWGPHSPLPGGLPHPRGMVPERLPLWLQRYVDKVSDLSLFGGLPANHVLVNQYLPGEGIMPHEDGPLYYPTVSTISLGSHTMLDLYEPRQPKDDDPAEQPRSPPRPTTSLLLEPRSLLVLRGTAYTRLLHGIAAARVDALDATSLPPNAAACPSARPGASLVRGTRVSLTIRRVPRVLRTGLLLSK from the exons ATGGTCGCAGGTTTGAAGTTGTTAGGATGGCATCTCAAACTGTTTGAAGGGGCTTTGGGGTGCAGCCCTGGAGGCTATGCGTGGAGCTCTTGGGAAAGGCTCCCAGTGAG gacTGGGTGCATGGAGTTGGTGTCCATGGAGGATCAGGATGCCAGGGTCCCAGCCCTGGAACCATTCAGGGTGGAACAG GCACCACCTGTAATCTACTATGTCCCTGACTTCATCtccaaggaagaggaggagtaTTTGCTTCGACAG GTCTTCAATGCCCCAAAGCCAAAGTGGACCCAGCTCTCTGGGAGGAAGTTACAGAATTGGG GACcccattcccctctcccaggTGGGCTCCCCCATCCCCGGGGGATGGTTCCTGAGCGGCTGCCTCTGTGGCTCCAGCGCTACGTGGACAAAGTATCTGACCTCAGCCTTTTTGGAGGTCTCCCAGCCAACCACGTCCTTGTGAACCAGTATCTGCCTGGGGAGGGCATCATG ccccacGAGGACGGGCCACTCTACTACCCGACCGTCAGCACCATCAGCCTGGGCTCCCACACCATGCTGGACCTCTACGAGCCGCGGCAGCCAAAGGACGATGACCCCGCAGAGCAG CCCCGGTCCCCGCCCCGGCCGACCACCTCGCTGTTGCTGGAACCACGCAGCCTCCTGGTGCTCCGTGGCACCGCCTACACGCGCCTCCTTCACGGCATCGCAGCTGCCCGAGTAGATGCGCTGGACGCCACCTCCCTGCCACCCAACGCCGCCGCCTGCCCGTCTGCGCGGCCGGGAGCCAGCCTGGTCCGTGGCACGCGCGTCTCGCTGACTATCCGCCGCGTGCCCCGCGTGCTGCGCACTGGCCTCCTGCTCAGCAAGTGA